Within the Pseudoxanthomonas sp. Root65 genome, the region CTGCGATGCGCGCACGCACACCGAAGTGATCCTCTGCCTGTCGGCCGACAGCCGCAGCGACGTCGACGCGCTGGTGGACAAGGCGCTGGCCGCCGGCGGCAGCGAGCCGATGGAGGCCAAGGATTACGGCTTCATGTACCAGCGCAGCTTCCAGGATCTCGATGGCCATCTGTGGGAAGTGGTGCACATGGACGAGGACGCGATGCCGGCCGATTG harbors:
- a CDS encoding VOC family protein, producing the protein MSTQIFVNLPVRDLPASRAFFGALGYSANLKFTNDDAACLVISDTIYVMLLVEPFFQGFTRKTLCDARTHTEVILCLSADSRSDVDALVDKALAAGGSEPMEAKDYGFMYQRSFQDLDGHLWEVVHMDEDAMPAD